The proteins below are encoded in one region of Hordeum vulgare subsp. vulgare chromosome 3H, MorexV3_pseudomolecules_assembly, whole genome shotgun sequence:
- the LOC123440710 gene encoding cytosolic sulfotransferase 16-like gives MAEVQSESNHNGGVLEGGGDESFVPKAEGFWVLYQGCWLRAPAVQSVKIVQEQFKARPDDILLVTYPKCGTTWLKALAFAVTNRFRHAATSADHPLLTQHPQDLVPFLEMPYRQLHPLADLEKLPSPRLLSTHLPDTLLPPCVATLGCRVVYLCRSPKDVLVSLWHFLYKVNKNYSIDKAFELFCKGESSYGPIWEHNLGFWKESISNNDRVLFLKYDEMMAQPVEHVKMLAEFVRVPFTEEEIRCGVVEDVVQLCSFDTLKSMPANSSGVSDRIGGVPMENSSFFRTAKVGDWANHLTVEMAGKLDDIVEEKLRGSDLAF, from the coding sequence ATGGCGGAAGTTCAAAGTGAGAGCAACCATAACGGCGGTGTCTTAGAGGGAGGTGGAGATGAGAGCTTTGTTCCAAAGGCGGAAGGGTTCTGGGTGCTGTATCAAGGCTGTTGGCTCAGAGCCCCGGCCGTGCAAAGCGTCAAGATCGTGCAGGAGCAGTTCAAGGCGCGCCCCGACGACATCCTCCTCGTCACATACCCAAAGTGCGGCACCACCTGGCTCAAGGCCCTCGCCTTCGCCGTCACCAACCGCTTTCGCCACGCCGCCACCAGCGCCGACCACCCACTCCTCACCCAGCACCCACAGGACCTCGTGCCGTTTCTCGAGATGCCCTACCGTCAGCTCCACCCTCTAGCTGATCTCGAGAAGCTCCCCTCCCCAAGGCTACTCTCCACCCATCTGCCGGACACGCTGTTGCCTCCGTGTGTGGCGACCCTCGGTTGCCGAGTTGTGTACTTGTGCCGCAGTCCCAAGGATGTGCTCGTGTCTTTATGGCACTTCCTCTATAAGGTAAACAAGAACTACTCTATAGATAAAGCATTTGAGTTGTTTTGCAAGGGGGAATCCTCGTATGGGCCTATATGGGAACATAATCTTGGGTTCTGGAAGGAAAGCATATCAAACAACGATAGAGTTCTCTTCTTGAAGTATGATGAGATGATGGCCCAACCGGTCGAGCATGTCAAGATGCTCGCCGAGTTCGTCCGTGTTCCCTTCACGGAGGAGGAGATTCGATGTGGGGTTGTGGAGGATGTGGTGCAATTGTGTAGCTTCGATACACTAAAAAGCATGCCAGCCAACTCATCCGGGGTATCTGATAGGATTGGCGGGGTGCCAATGGAGAATTCTTCCTTCTTTAGGACCGCCAAGGTTGGTGACTGGGCAAACCACTTGACCGTTGAGATGGCAGGGAAGCTGGATGACATTGTTGAGGAGAAGCTGAGAGGATCTGATCTTGCATTTTGA